AGGAGTGGAATAATATACTTCCGAGATGAGCCAAGGATATCACGCGCTTGGGCAACAGTTAGCTTGCCATTCTTCTCGAGGAATTCGCGAATAAGCCTTTCCGCTTGGCTAACAACCGAAGGATGAAGGTAAAGCCCATCGGTAATCTTTATGACCTCACCCCGGTGTACGAGCAGTTCCATTATCTCCTTTGCTTCCGCAATCGGCAGTCCAGTTCCTTGGAGCAGTTCATCGTCTGAGGGAGCGTTCAAACCTGTGCGCTGTAGTTCTGAAATAATGAATTCACAAGCCGCCCGCTGTTTGGAGTTGAGCTTTGGCGAATAGTCGGCTAGCGATACCAGCGCCTCCGATATGCTTATTTTCCCTTCGTTCATGAGTTTGGTGAGGAGAGCTGTAAATGTTTTGTTGTCAAGAGCTTTACATGCGGTTCTTCGGAGCTCTTCCTTTTGCATTCCTAGCTTAAGCGCATGGCGAGAATGGTAATCAGCAAGCGATTTGTAAATCTTATCGGCATATGAGGCAATGACGGCGGCATGAAATAGGCGCCCGCTTTCAAGCTCAATGACGTGCCCAGAAGCCTTCAGTTTTTCTAGCAGTTCCTGAATGTCTAGAGATGTAAGTTCGGAACTCTTAATTATTTCTGCAGGGGTTATTCCAGCGTCGGCGCGCTTGAGAATTTGCTCGATTATCGCAAATGGTGTACCGGAGCTGGTTTCTTCAAGCGATGCAATAACCGAATCGTCAAAGCGTTTGTGTCTTCGTGCTGACGATTCAATGATAACTCCTCCGCCAATTGTAAGCATTGGCGAATAAGTGCGGATTACAAAGCGGTCATTTTTCATTGCTACTACAGGAGTCTCCGCTCTAAACTGGGCGAATGCTTCTTCGCCCGCCCCGAGCTCATCGCGGTCTAGAAGAACAATCCTCCCAATTACTTCCGCAGTTCCAATGTGAAACCTCACGCGCGTTCTATTTGCAAGCGGCTTTGGGATGTTCTTTAGGAGAGTGAGCTTTAGGTCAAGCAACTTGGAAGCCTTTAAAATCCCAGGAGTCGCGCAAACGTCGCCGCGCTCGATATCCGGAAGTTCAACCCCTGCGAGGTTCAGCGCAACCCTGCTTCCTGCTTCCGCCGCCTCCACTTTTTGTCCGTGAACCTGGATGCCACGAATCCTTGTGTTAATTCCTTTTGGGAGAATTTCAGCGGCATCGCCTATCCTAACCGTGCCCGATACAAGCGTCCCAGTGACGACCGTGCCGAACCCAGTAACTGTAAAAACGCGGTCAATGGGCACGCGAAACGGGCCAAGGGAATCCCGTTGCGGCACACGACTGCAAACATCCTCCAGCGCTGAAAGAAGTTCGGGGATTCCAACGTTGGTCATCGCGGAGACAGGTACAATCGGCGCATCTTCAAGAAAAGTGTCAGCCAGCCGACTGCGAATGTCTTCCTTTACAATTTCGAGAAACTCAGGCTCGACAAGGTCAACCTTTGTGAGTGCAATTACGCCGTGCTTCACATCAAGAAGGCGGAGAATATCGAGGTGTTCCATGGTCTGCGGCATAACGGATTCATTTGCGGCGATTACCATCAGCGCCACGTCAACTCCGCCAGCACCCGCAAGCATGTTCTTTATGAACCGCTCGTGCCCAGGAACGTCAACGATGCCAACTCGCAAGCCATTTGGGAGATTGAGCATCGCGAATCCAAGGTCAATCGTCATCCCGCGCTCTTTCTCTTCTTTGAGGCGGTCGGTGTCTATGCCCGTTAGCGCCTTGATGAGCGTGGTTTTTCCGTGGTCTACGTGTCCAGCTGTGCCGATGATTATCCTTTTCATTAATTATTTCGCAGATTCCGCCTGCTCTTTGTTTTTCATGGACATCTAGACTTGTTGTTCGCTATAATATTTTTATCTGCCTCGAAAGTAGATATAATATATCATCTTGCTGTTGATTAGTCGAGAGGAGCGGAAATCTTGGCGACCGTTTTCCTTGGACTTGGGTCGAACCTTGGCGATAGAGAGGCGAACATCCGTATGGCTCTCGACAAACTTGTATCACAGCCTGAGGTTAAAATTCGCGCTGTCTCCTCCTTTTACCTAACTGCGCCCGTCGGCTTTCAAGACCAGCCCGACTTCGTAAATGCTGTCGCCGCTATTGAAACAGACCTGTCGCCGAAGGAGCTGCTTGATGTCGTATTGAAAATTGAGCGGGAGATGGGGAGAGTACGCAATTTCAAATGGGGACCTAGAATAATAGACATTGATATTCTCTTATATAATAATGTCAAAGTGAACACGGACGAGCTTGTTATTCCACACCCGCGCATGACTGAGCGGGCGTTCGTAATGGCGCCGCTTGCGGAAATTGCACCCGACCTTACGTTGCCCGATGGACGCACTCCAAACGACGTCCTCAAGGAGTTGAAGAATCAAAGCGTGCGCAAGCTCTCGGAGGTCCGTTGATGCCGCTGTTTAGATATGAGGTTGCAGATAAGTCGGGGAAGATTCTAAGGGGTGTAATGAATGCCTCTTCCGAAGCAGAGGTCCGGCATCGTCTGAGCACTCAGGGCTTTCAAGTTAGGCTGATAGTCCAACCGCCAGGACAGCAGGCGCAACCGCCTCAGCAGGTTCAAAGAGCTATTTCGGTTTCTTTTCCTAAACGACGGACAACGGGGCCACCATCTGAAATGGCGATTTTTTTTAGAGGTCTAGCTTCTTTTCTAGTTGCTGGCGTTAGCGTTCACGAAGCTCTTATTAGAATCGCCAATCAAACCTCAAAGAAAGACGTGTGTTTCATTGCCCAGCGAATGGCGAGCCGCGTCCAATCCGGCGAAAGGCTTAGCCAAGCAATGGAAGAGTTTCCCAAGGCGTTCCCACCACATGTCATCGGCTTAGTAGCGGCAGGCGAACTTGGCGGCTTCCTGCCAATCGTAGTAGGCGACATTGCTAATGATTATGAGATTGCTAACAAAGCAGTAAACTTTTATTTCAAAATAGGTTGCTGGCTTGGTTGGTTAAATGCTTTTGGGGTGATTCTTTTTGCTCCGCTTCTGCCAATGATATTCTCCCCAGGGGTAACCAATGTATTCG
This genomic interval from Armatimonadota bacterium contains the following:
- the selB gene encoding selenocysteine-specific translation elongation factor — protein: MKRIIIGTAGHVDHGKTTLIKALTGIDTDRLKEEKERGMTIDLGFAMLNLPNGLRVGIVDVPGHERFIKNMLAGAGGVDVALMVIAANESVMPQTMEHLDILRLLDVKHGVIALTKVDLVEPEFLEIVKEDIRSRLADTFLEDAPIVPVSAMTNVGIPELLSALEDVCSRVPQRDSLGPFRVPIDRVFTVTGFGTVVTGTLVSGTVRIGDAAEILPKGINTRIRGIQVHGQKVEAAEAGSRVALNLAGVELPDIERGDVCATPGILKASKLLDLKLTLLKNIPKPLANRTRVRFHIGTAEVIGRIVLLDRDELGAGEEAFAQFRAETPVVAMKNDRFVIRTYSPMLTIGGGVIIESSARRHKRFDDSVIASLEETSSGTPFAIIEQILKRADAGITPAEIIKSSELTSLDIQELLEKLKASGHVIELESGRLFHAAVIASYADKIYKSLADYHSRHALKLGMQKEELRRTACKALDNKTFTALLTKLMNEGKISISEALVSLADYSPKLNSKQRAACEFIISELQRTGLNAPSDDELLQGTGLPIAEAKEIMELLVHRGEVIKITDGLYLHPSVVSQAERLIREFLEKNGKLTVAQARDILGSSRKYIIPLLEYFDKKRITRRLGDERILLKEA
- the folK gene encoding 2-amino-4-hydroxy-6-hydroxymethyldihydropteridine diphosphokinase; translated protein: MATVFLGLGSNLGDREANIRMALDKLVSQPEVKIRAVSSFYLTAPVGFQDQPDFVNAVAAIETDLSPKELLDVVLKIEREMGRVRNFKWGPRIIDIDILLYNNVKVNTDELVIPHPRMTERAFVMAPLAEIAPDLTLPDGRTPNDVLKELKNQSVRKLSEVR
- a CDS encoding type II secretion system F family protein; protein product: MPLFRYEVADKSGKILRGVMNASSEAEVRHRLSTQGFQVRLIVQPPGQQAQPPQQVQRAISVSFPKRRTTGPPSEMAIFFRGLASFLVAGVSVHEALIRIANQTSKKDVCFIAQRMASRVQSGERLSQAMEEFPKAFPPHVIGLVAAGELGGFLPIVVGDIANDYEIANKAVNFYFKIGCWLGWLNAFGVILFAPLLPMIFSPGVTNVFEGIAKWWHFTWTRMLPIMLVIILGYHGILFILRRPGLRRVRHFLLLKVPIAERASKLRSMAGFTRILWRLLKAGILPITAWEVASAAAENEVIASDLREQVNLLRSGMKLSDALAATGYLNDSHQRILITGEQTGQIVDMLEKVVVYYEEAAVAAANAVKWAGLHVCILFNLVISGIVSAYVVSHTYNNMYNWVDWLFK